In the Mycosarcoma maydis chromosome 6, whole genome shotgun sequence genome, one interval contains:
- a CDS encoding putative histone H4 codes for MSGRGKGGKGLGKGGAKRHRKILRDNIQGITKPAIRRLARRGGVKRISGLIYDETRGVLKLFLESVIRDSVTYTEHAKRKTVTSLDVVYALKRQGRTLYGFGA; via the exons ATGTCCGGACGAGGAAAAGGCGGCAAGGGTCTCGGCAAGGGTGGTGCCAAGCGTCACCGCAAG ATCTTGCGAGACAACATCCAGGGTATCACCAAGCCCGCTATCCGTCGTCTTGCgcgtcgaggtggtgtCAAGCGTATCTCTGGTCTTATCTACGACGAGACCCGTGGTGTTCTgaagctcttcctcgagtcggtgattcgtgactcggtCACCTACACTGAGcacgccaagcgcaagaccgtcacctcgctcgacgTTGTTTACGCACTCAAGCGCCAGGGCCGCACCCTGTACGGTTTCGGTGCCTAA
- a CDS encoding uncharacterized protein (related to ADAM protease ADM-B) — translation MHPLPASRWLAALLLALLIVASPITARSTRSGPLQRIARTSNIKVERIPRSEHLHLQARSDTGSSLRLSFRAFQQDFHLHLQPNEHMLHPDGTRVRYFGVNETTGESYVESSETLYPGDVPAYHGVVVHSSFSPRRLEEDRAGVARDIYQDHDLGVVGRAAIMLHDDGLVSGAPSFSGSFDWFGNVHYIETPRSYIAKRQAQDPWLESRSSSSGSMVVHRDSDITLEPRDDTFTTNFTASMACSSDVLDYNSHNRLVLSDDTNDASSLSVYSFFKSPIPARLSRRELSSGWNDLFARSIQDDIVETPQASSDAFIYHKALDDYLEPTFQRRQATGNDIGNGNNQTNSFENVIGSTAGCPRSARVVYAGVASDCAYTERFGTQDDTRREILNNMNSVSNLYRSTFNVSIGVVELDVRSASCPSSATQDAPWNLGCGTITIDERLSDFSRWRSQQPGNGIGLWHLMTACNSGREIGVAWLGTVCMTDASSSSGQTVSGTGVSSLTTQQWQVMAHEMGHNFGAIHDCTNGCTSNSNFAVQNGGAPCCPLSATTCNANAQYIMNPSSSSNIQSFSQCSIGNICSLLGQGLDTSCIQTPGQRSTLSTQQCGNGILEPGEECDAGPNGSQCCTSQCRLASGAQCDPATSACCSNSCTFAPSSQMCRPAVDERCDSAEYCTGTSAECPADVTKDDGSSCGSRLSCANGYCTSRDLQCQQASTGQLNFQTACSASNANSCQLTCQSPNSANSCLILQQPFIDGTSCGYGGRCKGGECKSGSWQNTFRSLYMDNLRISIPVTIVVGIIVLLILFSIVRRCCCGGRRQRPAKSSGRRPFQRSHGNDYNGAAYNVPIPEGTPQGSQSSSQVQGAYAAPSFPPPPPMRQSYSSYGNGATQPSGWVDPAAYNGPHRS, via the coding sequence ATGcatcctcttcctgctTCTCGATGGCTAGCAgcactgctgctggccTTGCTCATTGTAGCGTCTCCGATCACAGCCCGTAGCACTCGAAGCGGACCGCTGCAACGCATAGCCAGAACCAGCAATATCAAGGTCGAGCGAATCCCTCGATCGGAACACTTGCACCTGCAAGCAAGATCAGATACTGGATCATCACTCCGTCTCAGCTTTCGTGCTTTTCAGCAAGACTTCCACCTCCATCTGCAACCGAACGAGCACATGTTGCATCCCGATGGCACCCGGGTCCGATACTTTGGCGTGAACGAGACAACAGGCGAAAGCTACGTTGAAAGCTCGGAAACACTCTATCCTGGTGATGTACCCGCCTATCATGGCGTTGTTGTACATTCTTCGTTttcgcctcgtcgtctcgaAGAGGACAGGGCTGGTGTTGCCCGTGACATCTACCAGGATCACGATCTTGGCGTCGTCGGACGAGCTGCCATTATGCTGCATGACGATGGTTTGGTCTCTGGTGCACCATCTTTTTCAGGCAGTTTCGATTGGTTCGGCAACGTCCACTATATCGAAACGCCTCGCAGCTACATCGCCAAGCGCCAGGCGCAAGATCCATGGCTTGAGTCACGCTCTTCGTCATCTGGCTCGATGGTCGTTCATCGAGACTCTGACATCACTCTTGAGCCCAGGGACGACACATTCACGACCAACTTTACCGCTTCCATGGCCTGCAGCTCGGACGTGCTCGATTACAACAGCCACAATCGATTGGTGCTGAGCGACGACACCAACGATGCATCGAGTCTCTCTGTCTACTCCTTCTTCAAGTCGCCAATACCAGCTCGCCTCTCTCGCCGCGAACTCTCTTCGGGCTGGAACGACTTGTTTGCAAGATCCATCCAGGACGACATTGTTGAAACTCCACAAGCGTCATCCGACGCTTTTATCTACCACAAAGCCTTGGATGACTATCTGGAACCCACATTTCAAAGGAGGCAAGCCACAGGCAACGACATTGGCAACGGTAACAACCAGACCAACAGCTTTGAAAACGTCATTGGATCCACCGCAGGCTGCCCAAGGAGCGCTCGTGTGGTGTATGCTGGCGTCGCTTCGGACTGTGCCTACACCGAGCGCTTCGGCACTCAGGATGATACACGCCGTGAGATCCTCAACAACATGAATTCGGTCTCAAACTTGTACAGATCCACGTTCAACGTATCGATCGGCGTGGTCGAACTCGACGTacgctcggcgagctgtCCTAGCTCCGCCACGCAAGATGCCCCATGGAACCTCGGGTGTGGCACCATCACCATTGACGAGCGTCTGAGTGACTTTTCGCGATGGAGATCACAGCAGCCTGGCAACGGCATCGGTCTGTGGCACCTCATGACGGCATGCAATTCTGGCCGTGAGATCGGCGTCGCCTGGCTCGGCACCGTGTGTATGACTGACGCATCCAGTAGCAGTGGTCAAACTGTGAGCGGAACGGGTGTCAGTTCGCTTACCACTCAGCAATGGCAGGTCATGGCGCACGAGATGGGCCACAATTTTGGTGCCATCCATGACTGCACCAACGGCTGCACCAGCAACTCGAACTTTGCTGTTCAGAACGGCGGTGCGCCGTGCTGTCCCTTGTCGGCTACAACGTGCAATGCGAATGCACAGTACATCATGAACccttcgtcgagctccaaCATCCAGAGCTTTAGCCAGTGCTCGATCGGTAACATATGTTCGCTGCTTGGACAGGGCCTCGATACCTCGTGCATCCAGACGCCTGGCCAGCGCAGCACCCTCAGCACTCAGCAGTGCGGTAACGGCATTCTCGAACCGGGCGAGGAGTGCGATGCTGGGCCCAACGGATCGCAGTGCTGTACTAGCCAATGTAGGCTGGCATCAGGTGCCCAGTGTGATCCTGCCACGAGCGCGTGTTGCTCCAACTCGTGCACGTTTGCACCATCGTCGCAAATGTGTCGTCCCGCTGTTGACGAACGCTGTGACAGCGCCGAATATTGCACAGGCACGTCGGCCGAGTGCCCCGCCGATGTGACCAAGGACGATGGTAGTTCATGCGGTAGCCGGCTGTCTTGCGCCAACGGCTATTGCACTTCGCGCGACCTTCAGTGCCAGCAGGCTTCGACAGGTCAGCTCAACTTCCAAACTGCCTGTTCGGCCTCGAACGCCAACTCGTGCCAGCTGACGTGCCAGAGCCCCAACTCGGCCAACTCGTGTCTGATTCTACAGCAACCTTTCATCGACGGCACCAGTTGTGGCTATGGCGGGCGATGCAAGGGTGGCGAGTGCAAGTCGGGTTCGTGGCAGAACACGTTCCGTAGTCTGTACATGGACAATCTGCGGATCTCGATCCCCGTTACCATTGTCGTTGGTATCAttgtgctgctgatccTGTTTTCCATCgtgcgtcgatgctgctgcggtggTCGACGACAGAGGCCGGCCAAATCTTCGGGTCGAAGACCCTTCCAGAGGTCGCACGGCAATGACTACAATGGTGCAGCCTACAACGTGCCTATCCCTGAAGGAACACCCCAAGGGAGCCAGAGCAGCTCTCAAGTGCAAGGAGCCTATGCTGCGCCCTCGtttccaccaccgccacccATGCGCCAGAGCTATTCAAGCTATGGCAATGGCGCTACACAACCAAGCGGATGGGTTGATCCGGCCGCGTACAATGGCCCACATAGGTCCTAA
- a CDS encoding uncharacterized protein (related to PCL6 - cyclin like protein interacting with Pho85p) yields the protein MLSNSPDRPTTASPPGPPSSQSSSVGSCYTSDSSRASFQARPTLSDPSSSSTSLASACDRTVALTKRTAQTIITSPILITHHGAIEHHPEELFPGKTSHSGLASRASPLADYSRTRTMQPLASDSSGTGHLDVFRHAGSSNNITFDPSPHATREAQHFDSPDNHAPAPKARRTSPGGSRTSGNFDPLHNAAPTDHSANSHPLAGASAYAHISSDASPFMPSTSSSNTTQETGSSTGVSWNSTVASDKPPDSVPGPQPRWPSSDALQSHVTQTLHASTTPSPRTQDGGTVSVPHDSHAAISKKSASPQASSVSLTDRSEGAIRSKHPTLPKMDLAAFSPQELLKILAMLLHEIATANDEFQPDGGKEESSRSRRAGRSRDRSAPPTPVGSSEANDASAVRGYAAPPGSHLSFSDSRRPSVTTAALGALATPSSTLCFHARNVPSISIESYLLRILKYCPTTNEVFLSLLVYFDRMSRMGTGAKPGANGEGEVAGEAAGLPRAIERATGQQDLGLEMSTRQSDGSSTKDEPSYTHPGIRGFAIDSYNVHRLVIAGVTVASKFFSDVFYTNSRYAKVGGLPPHELNQLELQFLLLNDFRLTIPLEEMQRYADQLLMYASGRPEMAKITKTVSSSVTSSSSTSSANVTCDTDSAVPAAANSERTTAVTTVIPSEVHENEGDVQMSDA from the coding sequence ATGCTCTCGAACAGTCCAGATCGCCCGACAACTGCATCACCACCAGGACCGCCTTCTTCTCAGTCGTCATCCGTGGGGTCTTGCTACACCTCTGACTCCTCGAGAGCCTCGTTCCAAGCGCGCCCCACACTCTCTGATccttcctcgagctctaCCAGCCTGGCTAGCGCCTGCGATCGAACCGTCGCACTTACCAAGCGCACTGCTCAGACCATAATCACCAGCCCGATATTGATCACACACCACGGAGCTATCGAGCATCACCCTGAAGAACTTTTTCCGGGCAAAACGAGTCACTCCGGTTTAGCTTCCCGTGCTTCGCCTCTAGCCGATTATTCCCGCACCCGCACAATGCAACCACTCGCGAGTGACTCTAGCGGGACAGGCCATCTTGATGTATTTCGGCATGCCGGCTCTTCCAACAACATCACATTTGATCCTTCTCCACACGCCACCCGCGAGGCACAGCATTTCGACAGTCCAGACAACCATGCACCCGCACCAAAGGCTCGCCGTACCAGTCCTGGCGGATCGCGAACCTCTGGTAACTTCGACCCTTTGCATAATGCGGCCCCAACCGATCACAGTGCCAACTCGCACCCACTTGCAGGCGCTTCTGCGTACGCACACATAAGCAGTGACGCATCGCCATTTATGCCATCGACGTCCTCTAGCAACACGACACAAGAAACCGGCTCCTCGACAGGAGTTTCATGGAACAGCACGGTAGCGAGCGACAAACCGCCAGATTCTGTCCCAGGCCCCCAACCCCGTTGGCCGTCTTCGGACGCGTTGCAGTCGCATGTAACTCAGACCTTGCACGCGTCTACCACGCCTTCGCCCCGTACGCAAGACGGTGGCACTGTTTCGGTTCCACATGATTCCCATGCGGCAATATCGAAGAAGTCTGCTTCTCCTCAGGCGTCATCCGTCTCTCTGACGGATCGGAGCGAAGGAGCCATCAGATCAAAGCATCCAACGCTGCCCAAGATGGACCTGGCTGCTTTCTCTCCGCaggagctgctcaagaTTCTCgccatgctgctgcacgagATTGCAACTGCCAACGACGAGTTTCAGCCGGATGGAGGCAAGGAGGAATCGTCACGAAGCAGGAGAGCCGGTCGTAGTCGCGACCGTTCGGCGCCTCCCACGCCTGTGGGATCGAGCGAGGCTAATGACGCTTCTGCAGTCCGTGGATATGCGGCTCCTCCTGGCTCGCACCTGTCATTTAGCGATTCGCGGCGCCCCTCGGTGACCACAGCAGCTCTGGGCGCGCTCGCTACCCCATCGAGCACCTTGTGCTTCCACGCGCGCAACGTACCtagcatcagcatcgagtCATACCTCTTGCGAATCCTCAAGTACTGCCCGACCACCAACGAAGTGTTTCtgagcttgctcgtctATTTTGACCGCATGAGCAGAATGGGCACAGGCGCAAAGCCAGGTGCCAATGGCGAAGGAGAGGTGGCAGGTGAAGCAGCTGGTCTACCACGCGCTATCGAGCGCGCTACAGGCCAGCAGGATCTAGGTCTGGAAATGTCGACGCGGCAGTCGGACGGCTCATCGACCAAGGACGAGCCATCGTACACGCATCCAGGGATCCGTGGGTTTGCCATTGACAGCTACAACGTGCATCGCTTGGTAATCGCCGGCGTGACGGTGGCGAGCAAGTTTTTCAGCGACGTTTTCTACACCAACAGCCGCTACGCCAAAGTCGGTGGACTGCCACCGCACGAGCTCaatcagctcgagctgcagttcctgctgctcaacgatTTCCGTTTGACGATTCCGCTCGAAGAGATGCAACGATACGCAGATCAGCTCCTAATGTACGCGAGCGGAAGACCGGAAATGGCCAAGATCACAAAGACAGTGAGTTCGAGCGTAActtccagcagctccaCGTCGAGCGCCAACGTTACGTGCGACACTGATTCGGCCGTACCCGCGGCTGCAAATTCGGAACGTACAACTGCCGTAACCACCGTGATTCCGAGCGAGGTTCACGAGAACGAAGGCGACGTGCAGATGTCGGACGCCTAG
- a CDS encoding pheromone response factor Prf1 produces the protein MRDPGCADAIATRSGPRNQIMVDLLRGWSTEAESGSSSSTALSGLDGSPIKRSASQEASILSNQETVPLFQTISLPNKDVSLAVSLYTGCKSEQEMDQEELERIKRLPPSKRPGVSHAKRTPPNHIKRPRNAYIIFRSHIVSQKLIPKEVENDHRNISRIIAHMWKSLEPQERAQYEQIAKQEKERHKQLFPEYRYRPTTRRTGVSKRNVKKLENGEEECQEIADIILKAQGKEGVIVRGGPSKAIKRARKATRASVAARNCGKPSSPRAKRARVDKSKPDEPVPPSQAADEGLETIFLHPSPSQQSPTLSPSYSPEAESVPTPEPRPESSRMTSRTPSIDRGQPLPSSGSALMLDISEMFGRRSSSVPVMHPCSPTLAFIPPTQENTDAETLGTHQDELGTHVADAGDGYTNHFSMPAPRWKGRKTIPAPIANTWQFCSYDDQSLPSPQSFDTFASASKMPAARPRTAWPSTPSSSTFRGFFHPWAVEHNNDSMLISPMTASFQDLRRRSSLARSGLSATRRPGSFGVDVQPNSSGRLEGDVGTQALLQPSSGARLPDGQLFGEAHPAAAVHLNSEIASADYDETPNFAFDPALEGEGRVPAAPDSVAEQPCHSDRSLAAQVMSASPRSQAQSPRPSFSGSTLAAAARDWASMKRRRSKMAQTPIVNAVSESLPAPIDSSDSIEASMLRETDKPGRLYGSSLEESVERAVMLALSKDHGQDSNLGERNSNIVQQILSWLSTELALQSQNQQEHQQFTPSICHADKAPLSFVESRPRACSRASRGVARPNQYYAANAAIEGGSSRLGKPLPSPLQLVTSNYEIGTSTRHSHSYSSPQHCI, from the coding sequence ATGCGAGATCCAGGCTGCGCCGACGCCATCGCTACGCGATCAGGGCCTCGAAATCAGATCATGGTCGACCTCCTCCGGGGATGGTCTACCGAAGCGGAATCCGGCAGCAGTTCATCCACAGCACTCAGTGGACTCGACGGGAGCCCAATCAAGCGATCAGCCTCTCAAGAGGCATCCATCTTGAGCAACCAAGAAACAGTGCCCCTGTTTCAAACCATCTCGCTTCCAAACAAGGATGTATCGCTGGCAGTCTCGCTCTACACAGGCTGCAAATCCGAACAGGAGATGGACcaggaagagctcgaaagAATCAAGCGTCTACCTCCATCCAAACGACCTGGTGTCTCGCACGCCAAAAGGACGCCGCCCAACCATATCAAGCGTCCTCGCAATGCCTACATCATCTTTCGATCCCACATTGTCTCGCAAAAACTTATACCCAAGGAGGTCGAAAACGATCATCGCAATATCAGCCGCATCATTGCCCACATGTGGAAGAGCTTGGAACCCCAAGAACGTGCCCAATACGAGCAAATCGCCAAGCAAGAGAAAGAAAGGCACAAGCAACTGTTTCCCGAGTACCGATATCGACCCACCACGCGTCGCACCGGCGTCAGCAAGCGAAATGTCAAAAAACTCGAGAATGGCGAAGAGGAGTGCCAAGAGATCGCCGACATCATCCTCAAGGCACAAGGCAAAGAGGGTGTAATTGTTCGCGGCGGACCCTCCAAAGCCATCAAAAGGGCACGCAAGGCGACGCGCGCTTCCGTGGCAGCTCGCAATTGTGGCAAGCCGTCATCGCCACGTGCAAAGCGAGCCAGGGTGGACAAATCAAAGCCCGACGAGCCAGTCCCTCCTTCTCAAGCAGCTGATGAGGGGCTCGAGACGATATTCTTGCATCCGTCACCTTCGCAGCAGTCGCCGACATTGAGCCCAAGCTACAGCCCTGAGGCTGAATCGGTGCCAACGCCCGAGCCGCGTCCCGAATCCTCTCGAATGACATCGAGGACACCTTCTATCGATCGTGGACAGCCTTTGCCATCGTCTGGTTCGGCTCTGATGCTGGACATTTCGGAAATGTTTGGACGCCGGTCCTCTTCTGTACCAGTCATGCACCCTTGCTCTCCAACGCTAGCCTTCATCCCACCTACCCAAGAGAACACAGACGCTGAGACCTTAGGAACGCATCAAGATGAGCTTGGCACCCATGTAGCAGACGCAGGTGATGGCTACACCAATCACTTTAGTATGCCAGCACCAAGGTGGAAAGGTCGCAAGACGATTCCTGCTCCCATTGCAAACACGTGGCAATTCTGCTCGTACGACGACCAGTCACTACCTTCGCCGCAATCCTTTGACACCTTCGCATCGGCAAGCAAGATGCCCGCCGCTCGACCGCGCACCGCATGGCCTTcgacgccaagctcgagcactTTCCGCGGATTTTTCCATCCGTGGGCCGTCGAACACAACAACGACTCGAtgctcatctcgcccaTGACAGCGTCATTTCAAGATCTGAGGAGACGCAGCTCCCTTGCACGATCTGGTCTAAGTGCCACTCGAAGGCCGGGCTCGTTCGGGGTAGATGTTCAACCCAACTCTAGCGGTCGCCTTGAGGGTGACGTCGGAACCCAAGCTCTTTTGCAACCCTCGTCCGGGGCTCGTCTGCCGGACGGACAGCTTTTTGGCGAGGCACATCCAGCCGCCGCCGTCCACTTGAACTCGGAGATTGCTTCGGCTGACTATGATGAAACTCCCAATTTTGCCTTCGATCCGGCTCTGGAGGGCGAAGGTCGCGTGCCAGCTGCGCCCGACTCTGTCGCTGAACAGCCGTGCCATAGCGACCGCAGTCTGGCAGCTCAAGTGATGTCTGCTTCTCCTCGCTCCCAGGCCCAGAGTCCACGCCCTTCGTTTTCGGGTAGCACGCTGGCCGCTGccgctcgtgactgggcTAGCATGAAAAGGCGTCGGAGCAAAATGGCACAGACGCCCATCGTCAATGCCGTTAGTGAGTCTTTGCCCGCACCGATTGACTCCAGTGACTCGATCGAAGCCTCGATGCTTCGAGAAACAGACAAACCGGGGCGGCTCTACGGATCCAGCCTCGAAGAGTCGGTAGAACGAGCTGTGATGCTGGCTCTCTCCAAGGATCACGGTCAAGATTCCAATCTGGGCGAGCGCAACTCCAACATCGTCCAACAGATCCTGTCTTGGCTCAGTACAGAGCTTGCACTCCAGTCACAAAATCAGCAGGAGCATCAACAGTTCACGCCCTCGATCTGCCACGCCGACAAAGCCCCTCTGAGCTTTGTCGAGTCTCGCCCAAGGGCGTGCTCTCGTGCGTCTCGTGGTGTCGCGAGGCCCAATCAATACTATGCTGCCAATGCAGCAATTGAGGGTggatcgtctcgtctcggcaAACCGCTTCCTTCGCCGTTGCAGCTCGTCACGTCAAACTACGAGATTGGTACTTCAACTAGACATTCTCATTCCTATTCATCTCCTCAGCACTGCATCTGA
- a CDS encoding 40S ribosomal protein eS4 yields MVRGPKHHLKRLNAPSSWMLDKLSGTYAPRPSNGPHKLREALPLVILLRNRLKYALTGREVNAITAQRLIKIDGKVRTDPTYPTGFQDVVSIEKSGEHFRILYDVKGRFIVHRITAEEATYKLLKVKKVQLGARGVPHIVTHDGRTIRYPDPAIKVNDTVRFDIDSQKILDFVAFDTGATVMVTGGRNQGRAGVITGKERHLGGFDIVHIRDVLGRDFSTRLSNVFVIGTDGKPMISMPRGGGVKLTITEERDQRRRQKEARGQ; encoded by the exons A TGGTTCGCGGCCCGAAGCACCACCTTAAGCGCCTGAACGCTCCCTCCTCGTGGATGCTGGACAAGCTGTCCGGTACCTACGCTCCCCGTCCCTCCAACGGTCCCCACAAGCTTCGCGAGGCTCTTCCCCTGGTT ATCCTCCTCCGCAACCGCTTGAAGTACGCCCTCACCGGCCGTGAGGTTAACGCCATCACTGCCCAACGTCTCATCAAGATTGACGGTAAGGTCCGCACCGACCCCACCTACCCCACGGGTTTCCAGGACGtcgtctcgatcgagaAGTCCGGCGAGCACTTCCGTATCCTCTACGACGTCAAGGGTCGTTTCATCGTCCACCGCATCACCGCCGAGGAGGCCACCTACAAGCTCCTCAAGGTTAAGAAGGTGCAGCTTGGTGCCCGCGGTGTCCCTCACATTGTCACCCACGACGGCCGCACCATCCGATACCCCGACCCGGCCATCAAGGTCAACGACACTGTCCGATTCGACATTGACTCGCAGAAGATCCTCGACTTTGTTGCCTTCGACACTGGCGCCACCGTCATGGTCACTGGTGGTCGTAACCAGGGCCGTGCCGGTGTTATTACCGGTAAGGAGCGTCACCTTGGTGGCTTCGACATTGTCCACATCCGCGATGTCCTTGGCCGTGACTTCTCCACCCGTCTCTCCaacgtcttcgtcatcggcaCCGATGGCAAGCCCATGATCTCGATGCCCCGTGGCGGTGGTGTCAagctcaccatcaccgaGGAGCGTgaccagcgtcgacgacagAAGGAGGCCCGTGGCCAGTAA
- a CDS encoding putative acetyl-CoA C-acyltransferase, with amino-acid sequence MSAAQQRHGKKNILAEHDDDVVIVSALRTPITKAKKGGLSQCAPEEMLGWTLKGVLAESKIDPKLIEDVAVGTVLAPGGGSTQARMGSLWAGIPNTAGCNSLNRQCSSGLAAVNQIANQIALGQIDIGIGSGVESMTLNYGAGVMPSKMSDAVMENEEAADCLMPMGITSENVAKKYNIDRTKQDTFAAESFARAAAAQKAGKFKSEIVTVKYTDDDGNERTVDADDGIREGVTVESLAKLKPAFAKDGFTHAGNASQVSDGAASVLLARRSAAKKHGLPILGKFVTCAVVGVPPNIMGVGPAYAIPRLFELTGLTKDDIDIYEINEAFASQALFSIEHIGIDKKKVNPVGGAIAMGHPLGATGARQIATGLAEAKRQGGKKLIVTSMCVGTGMGCAALIVSA; translated from the exons ATGTCCGCCGCCCAGCAGCGCCACGGAAAGAAGAACATTCTTGCCGAgcacgatgacgatg TGGTCATTGTCTCGGCTCTGCGAACGCCCATcaccaaggccaagaagggcgGTCTCTCACAGTGTGCTCCCGAGGAGATGCTCGGCTGGACGCTCAAGGGTGTCCTTGCTGAGTCCAAGATCGACCCCAAGTTGATTGAGGATGTCGCCGTCGGAACTGTCCTCGCTCCCGGTGGTGGTTCCACTCAGGCACGTATGGGCTCGCTTTGGGCCGGCATTCCTAACACTGCCGGTTGCAACAGTTTGAACCGTCAGTGCTCGTCTGGTCTTGCAGCCGTCAACCAGATTGCCAACCAGATCGCCCTAGGCCAGATCGATATCGGCATTGGCTCTGGTGTCGAGTCGATGACGCTCAACTACGGCGCTGGTGTCATGCCCTCCAAGATGTCGGACGCCGTCATGGAGAACGAGGAAGCCGCCGACTGCTTGATGCCCATGGGTATCACTTCGGAGAATGTCGCCAAGAAGTACAACATTGACCGAACCAAGCAAGACACTTTCGCTGCCGAGTCCTTCGCTCGCgccgcagctgcgcaaAAGGCCGGCAAATTCAAGAGCGAAATTGTCACAGTCAAGTACacggacgacgatggcaacGAGCGAAccgtcgatgctgacgaTGGCATCCGCGAGGGTGTCACTGTTGagtcgctcgccaagcttaAGCCCGCCTTCGCCAAGGACGGCTTCACCCACGCTGGTAACGCTTCGCAAGTCAGTGACGGAGCTGCCTCggtcttgctcgctcgtcgcagcgccgccaagaagcacgGTCTGCCCATCCTCGGCAAGTTCGTCACCTGTGCCGTTGTCGGTGTTCCCCCCAACATTATGGGCGTTGGTCCCGCGTACGCCATCCCTCGCCTCTTTGAGCTGACAGGTCTCACCAAAGATGACATTGACATCTATGAGATCAACGAGGCATTTGCCTCGCAGGCGCTCTTTTCGATTGAGCACATTGGAAtcgacaagaagaaggtcAACCCTGTCGGAGGTGCTATCGCTATGGGCCACCCTCTCGGTGCCACCGGTGCGCGACAAATTGCCACCGGTCTTGCCGAGGCCAAGCGCCAGGgaggcaagaagctcatTGTCACCTCTATGTGCGTCGGTACCGGTATGGGTTGTGCCGCTCTCATCGTGTCGGCTTGA